From Enterococcus wangshanyuanii, the proteins below share one genomic window:
- a CDS encoding glycerophosphodiester phosphodiesterase yields MTKIIAHRGSKGTHPENTLIAFKEAVRVGADGIELDVHLSKDKQLVVIHDETVDRTTNGSGLIADLTVAELKQLDAGLWFTPFPVEQKIPMLEEVLQLLEEENFNGLLNIEIKTDQIQYEGIESLLIQLMQRRSWSFDYMYSSFHYPSLEKVWALEKKRPVALIFKASEHKKDQAVKSSFIEGIHPNIEWVLEHIKELSDFPKAIRPWTVNDKEKIRRCIDSQLAGIHTDFPEIALQVRKEVQTKG; encoded by the coding sequence GTGACCAAGATAATTGCTCACCGAGGGAGTAAAGGAACACATCCAGAAAATACATTGATTGCATTCAAAGAAGCGGTTCGTGTGGGAGCGGACGGTATAGAGCTTGATGTTCATTTATCAAAAGACAAACAGCTAGTCGTGATCCATGATGAAACGGTTGATCGTACAACGAACGGTTCAGGTCTCATAGCTGATCTAACTGTTGCGGAGCTAAAACAGCTGGATGCTGGTCTATGGTTTACGCCATTTCCAGTTGAACAGAAGATTCCAATGCTAGAGGAAGTCTTACAGCTGCTTGAAGAGGAAAATTTTAACGGTTTATTGAATATCGAAATAAAAACAGATCAGATCCAGTATGAAGGAATTGAATCGCTGCTTATTCAGTTGATGCAAAGACGATCATGGTCGTTTGATTATATGTATTCAAGTTTTCATTATCCTAGCCTGGAAAAGGTTTGGGCGCTTGAAAAAAAGCGACCGGTTGCATTGATATTCAAGGCTTCGGAGCATAAAAAAGATCAAGCGGTGAAGTCGTCATTTATCGAGGGGATTCATCCAAATATTGAATGGGTACTTGAGCATATAAAAGAATTGAGCGATTTTCCTAAAGCGATCCGCCCTTGGACTGTGAATGATAAAGAGAAAATTAGGCGATGTATCGATTCGCAATTGGCAGGAATCCATACAGATTTTCCAGAAATTGCACTGCAGGTGCGTAAAGAAGTACAGACTAAAGGATGA
- the miaA gene encoding tRNA (adenosine(37)-N6)-dimethylallyltransferase MiaA, which yields MKKVLVIAGPTAVGKTALSIQLAKQLDGEIISGDSMQVYKGLDIGTAKATKEEQAGVPHYLIDCRELSETYSVADFQKEGRQMIDEIIKKGKLPIVVGGTGLYIQALLYDFELGAKDESTDIREKYERFAKENGNEKLWALLQKKDPKAAETIHHNNQKKIIRALEVFDKTGYSILTPRETPKPLYDYFLVGLETDRTLLYERINQRVELMLDSGLLKEAALLYEEQPQQSIQGIGYKEFFPYFEGKEDLEDAVAQVKQNSRRYAKRQLTWFKNRMNANWWDLVQHPETQTELEQAIVDWLGSSEG from the coding sequence TTGAAAAAAGTATTAGTTATTGCAGGTCCAACAGCAGTTGGCAAAACAGCGCTGAGTATTCAGCTAGCAAAACAGCTAGATGGTGAAATTATCAGTGGAGATTCAATGCAAGTTTATAAAGGTTTAGACATAGGAACAGCGAAAGCCACAAAGGAAGAGCAGGCTGGTGTCCCTCATTACTTGATCGATTGCCGTGAATTGTCAGAAACCTATTCGGTTGCTGATTTTCAAAAAGAAGGACGTCAAATGATCGATGAGATCATCAAAAAAGGCAAGTTACCGATCGTTGTGGGAGGAACAGGTTTGTATATCCAAGCGTTGCTATATGATTTTGAATTAGGTGCTAAAGATGAGTCAACTGACATTCGAGAAAAATATGAACGATTCGCTAAAGAAAATGGAAACGAAAAATTATGGGCATTGCTTCAAAAAAAAGACCCTAAAGCAGCTGAGACTATCCATCACAATAATCAAAAAAAGATCATTCGGGCACTCGAAGTATTTGATAAAACAGGATACAGTATCTTGACTCCAAGAGAAACACCTAAACCTTTATATGACTATTTTTTAGTGGGCTTAGAAACGGATCGTACATTGTTATACGAGCGTATCAATCAGCGAGTAGAACTCATGCTTGATTCTGGTCTTTTAAAAGAAGCCGCTCTACTTTATGAGGAACAACCGCAGCAATCGATCCAAGGAATTGGTTACAAAGAATTTTTCCCTTATTTTGAGGGAAAGGAAGACTTAGAAGACGCAGTTGCCCAAGTGAAACAAAACTCAAGAAGATATGCGAAAAGGCAGTTGACATGGTTTAAAAATCGTATGAATGCTAACTGGTGGGATTTAGTTCAGCATCCAGAAACACAGACGGAGCTGGAACAAGCGATAGTTGACTGGCTAGGCTCTTCGGAAGGATAA
- a CDS encoding NAD-dependent epimerase/dehydratase family protein, with translation MNNILITGGAGFIGSTLANFYSKNHQVVVVDDLSMGNKNNLDHSDNIRFIEGSVTDFSLMEELLKTNQFDYIFHLAAVASVADSVERPVETHQVNFDSVFQLLELIRAHQAGLKRLVFTSSAAVYGDEPTLPKAEESVIRPLTPYAIDKFAAEKYVVDYYHLYQIPTSAVRFFNVYGPKQNPESPYSGVISIIMDRYKKLLNKEETSFTMFGDGSQSRDFVFIEDVVQALDLVATSNASLGEVYNVGTGTAINLNDLVATLDELLASELPVQNQPERSGDIKYSLADISKIEAIGYEPKHTIKAGLEKYVSYELAQEKND, from the coding sequence ATGAATAATATATTGATTACAGGTGGTGCGGGATTTATTGGCTCGACCTTAGCAAATTTCTATTCTAAAAATCATCAGGTGGTCGTTGTGGACGATTTATCGATGGGAAATAAAAATAATTTAGATCATTCTGATAATATTCGTTTTATTGAAGGCTCTGTTACAGATTTTTCATTGATGGAAGAGTTGTTAAAGACAAACCAATTTGACTACATTTTTCATTTAGCAGCAGTTGCTAGTGTCGCTGATTCTGTCGAACGGCCAGTTGAGACACATCAGGTCAATTTTGACAGTGTCTTCCAATTGTTGGAATTGATCAGAGCCCACCAAGCTGGTTTGAAGCGTCTAGTTTTTACTTCTTCAGCCGCAGTGTATGGAGATGAACCTACTTTACCTAAAGCAGAAGAGTCAGTGATTCGTCCATTGACGCCTTACGCAATCGATAAGTTTGCAGCAGAAAAATATGTGGTAGACTATTATCATTTGTATCAAATCCCAACAAGTGCAGTTCGTTTCTTTAATGTTTACGGTCCAAAACAAAATCCTGAATCACCTTATTCTGGGGTAATATCAATTATCATGGATCGCTACAAAAAGCTACTCAACAAAGAAGAAACATCATTTACTATGTTTGGCGATGGCTCACAATCAAGAGATTTTGTTTTCATCGAGGATGTTGTTCAGGCATTGGATTTAGTTGCAACGTCAAATGCTTCTTTAGGGGAAGTATATAATGTTGGTACAGGTACAGCAATCAATCTTAATGATTTAGTCGCAACGTTAGATGAACTTTTAGCTAGCGAGTTGCCCGTTCAAAATCAACCGGAACGTTCTGGAGATATAAAGTACTCTTTAGCAGATATTTCAAAAATAGAAGCGATTGGTTATGAACCAAAGCATACGATCAAAGCTGGGCTTGAAAAATATGTTTCTTATGAATTAGCTCAAGAGAAAAACGATTAA
- a CDS encoding lipopolysaccharide biosynthesis protein, translating to MDYSRMMIITLDEKSVLFSTDAQKLGIHVEKYFERRTFIIKLLNYLDKKLNLQLASFFYGNWKKKLKEIDFILLNSHFFSRPLIKYLNRHYPDIRIVVWYSNPVVRDTPVSFYSGLNCELWSFDEKDCEKYGMHPNNQFIDRTKLIVTKTDDKYHSDVCFIGVDKDRLPLLLELEQYFISKQIKPLIYVVDSSKNSRTDYAYKEALSYSELINYEGNTGAILDIVQSNQQGISLRPLEALFLNKKLITNNPSVQKLDFYRWENMFILTETNQEELAAFLEVPMVPLPESVTRNYQFSGWFANFFKK from the coding sequence ATGGACTATAGCCGCATGATGATCATTACGTTGGATGAAAAATCTGTTTTATTTTCAACGGATGCACAGAAATTGGGCATCCATGTGGAGAAATATTTTGAACGACGGACATTTATAATCAAACTGCTCAATTATCTAGATAAAAAATTGAATTTACAATTGGCGTCTTTCTTTTATGGAAACTGGAAAAAAAAACTGAAAGAGATTGATTTCATCTTATTAAATTCACATTTTTTTTCTCGTCCATTGATTAAGTATTTGAACCGGCATTATCCTGACATTCGGATTGTGGTTTGGTACAGCAACCCTGTTGTTAGAGATACACCCGTTTCTTTTTATTCGGGATTGAATTGTGAACTATGGTCATTTGATGAAAAAGACTGTGAAAAATATGGGATGCATCCGAATAATCAATTTATTGATCGAACAAAGCTAATCGTTACAAAAACAGATGATAAGTATCATTCAGATGTTTGTTTTATTGGTGTGGATAAGGATCGGTTACCGCTTTTATTGGAACTGGAGCAATACTTTATCAGCAAACAAATAAAACCGCTGATTTATGTTGTCGATTCATCTAAAAATTCTCGAACAGACTATGCATATAAAGAAGCATTGTCATACAGCGAGCTAATTAATTATGAGGGGAATACAGGAGCTATTTTAGATATCGTTCAAAGTAATCAGCAAGGGATTTCCCTTAGACCATTAGAAGCATTGTTTCTTAATAAAAAGCTGATCACGAATAACCCAAGTGTACAGAAGCTAGATTTTTATCGATGGGAGAATATGTTTATTTTGACTGAAACAAATCAAGAAGAGCTAGCTGCTTTCCTTGAAGTTCCTATGGTTCCACTTCCAGAAAGTGTCACACGAAACTATCAGTTTAGTGGCTGGTTTGCTAATTTTTTTAAGAAATAA
- a CDS encoding C39 family peptidase: MKKKLGYLFIGMITSVIFMPSMVFSQEETSSMSTVEESQVISTSSTEQTMETTVTETTQMNSVEESLDSVEGSSQLEKSTAPLTVNYSIYNEKLGWQSEQTNGAQAVISDGRIEALKVTVVGGEPEQGSIQYRAHVADIGWQTFTDADSISGVSGKRMEAIQIQLTGTLKETYDVYYRVQAQNFGWLDWAVNGQNSGTTGFSYEIKGIQIQLVEKGQSAPGKTTRSFVQYKKPNIKYQSHIQDIGWQGVKSNGQLSGTTGQSKRMEAMKLTVDNLPVSGGIEYRSHVQDVGWQDYVANNAVTGTVKQSKRMEALSIRLTGELAQHFDVYYRVHARNFGWLDWASNGQNSGTAGFSYQLESVAVQLVKKGAVAPGSVTRYFVQYKQPNIIYQSHVQDKGWQTPSKNGQTNGSMGQSKRVEAIKVKIENAPVSGGVEYRTHVQDKGWQSYVSNNQLSGTTGESKRVEAYDIRLTGELAKHFDVYYRTHAEYFGWLGWNKNGGISGTSGYRFRMEAFDIVLVRKMLNGPAVSNNYKKAPAGMGNYYMDAPKRIELKTKHYYTDRSLNRGNDISAGTVIDVKKRVLDKNGYPILETPYGYVTAHKNIVAATSKNQKTFMDVPYYNQMAMGYPNGCEEFSLYMALAYLGATRGQNIHQVTEAVPKVPSWGNPHEGFNGHPTDKYGFHTIYPRAFTPYAKRYAPNSRDISGVGTAQFKEELMKGNPLVVWGTYPYLAAPIIDGTYYGSLKVANLHVWLITGFDGNSFHVTDPIYGTMWVSEGTVALSYSPNKMAVAIDK, encoded by the coding sequence TTGAAAAAGAAGCTAGGGTATTTGTTCATCGGTATGATAACTTCTGTTATTTTTATGCCGTCTATGGTTTTTTCGCAAGAAGAGACGAGTTCGATGAGTACGGTGGAAGAATCACAAGTTATATCAACTAGTAGTACAGAGCAAACGATGGAGACGACAGTTACAGAGACAACTCAAATGAACAGCGTTGAAGAAAGTCTTGATTCAGTAGAGGGAAGCAGTCAATTAGAAAAAAGCACAGCTCCTCTTACAGTTAACTATTCAATCTACAATGAAAAACTAGGCTGGCAGTCAGAACAAACAAATGGTGCACAAGCTGTTATTTCAGATGGTCGAATCGAAGCGCTAAAAGTGACAGTTGTCGGAGGCGAACCAGAACAAGGCAGCATCCAATATCGTGCACATGTAGCAGACATTGGCTGGCAAACTTTTACAGATGCTGATAGTATCAGCGGTGTTTCAGGCAAACGAATGGAAGCGATTCAAATCCAACTGACAGGAACGCTTAAGGAAACGTATGATGTTTACTACAGAGTCCAGGCACAAAATTTTGGCTGGCTGGATTGGGCAGTCAATGGTCAAAATTCCGGAACAACAGGTTTTTCGTATGAGATCAAAGGTATCCAGATCCAACTAGTAGAAAAAGGCCAATCTGCACCTGGGAAAACAACACGTTCTTTTGTTCAATATAAAAAGCCGAATATAAAATACCAAAGCCATATTCAGGACATCGGTTGGCAAGGTGTGAAGTCCAATGGACAATTGAGCGGAACAACTGGTCAGTCGAAACGGATGGAAGCAATGAAACTCACAGTCGATAATCTTCCTGTGTCAGGCGGAATTGAATATCGAAGTCATGTTCAGGATGTTGGCTGGCAGGACTATGTAGCAAATAATGCGGTGACTGGAACAGTGAAACAATCTAAGCGGATGGAAGCATTAAGCATTCGTTTGACGGGTGAGTTAGCTCAGCACTTTGATGTTTATTACCGTGTGCATGCGAGAAACTTTGGCTGGCTGGATTGGGCAAGCAATGGTCAAAACTCAGGGACAGCAGGATTCAGTTATCAATTAGAATCAGTTGCAGTCCAATTGGTGAAAAAAGGAGCGGTTGCACCTGGTTCCGTGACACGCTATTTCGTTCAATATAAACAACCGAATATTATTTACCAAAGTCATGTACAAGATAAAGGCTGGCAAACACCAAGCAAAAATGGACAAACAAATGGCTCGATGGGCCAAAGCAAACGAGTAGAAGCAATCAAAGTCAAAATTGAAAACGCCCCAGTTTCAGGCGGTGTTGAATATAGAACACATGTACAGGACAAAGGGTGGCAAAGCTATGTCTCCAACAACCAATTAAGCGGAACGACTGGGGAATCTAAACGTGTAGAAGCTTATGACATTCGCTTGACGGGTGAGCTAGCAAAACATTTCGATGTGTATTATCGAACACATGCTGAGTATTTTGGCTGGCTAGGCTGGAATAAAAACGGGGGAATTAGCGGGACATCAGGTTATCGTTTCCGAATGGAAGCCTTTGATATCGTTCTAGTCAGAAAGATGTTGAATGGTCCGGCAGTTTCAAACAACTATAAGAAGGCGCCAGCTGGTATGGGCAACTATTACATGGATGCGCCTAAACGAATCGAGTTAAAAACGAAACACTACTATACAGACCGTTCATTAAATAGAGGAAATGATATTTCTGCTGGTACAGTCATCGATGTGAAAAAACGAGTGCTTGATAAAAATGGTTACCCGATTTTAGAGACACCTTATGGCTATGTGACAGCACATAAAAACATTGTTGCTGCAACAAGTAAAAACCAAAAGACATTTATGGATGTTCCTTACTATAACCAAATGGCAATGGGCTATCCAAATGGGTGTGAAGAATTTTCGCTTTACATGGCATTAGCCTATTTGGGAGCGACCCGTGGCCAAAATATTCATCAGGTCACAGAGGCAGTACCGAAAGTCCCTTCTTGGGGCAATCCGCATGAAGGATTTAACGGACATCCAACGGATAAATACGGCTTCCACACGATATACCCAAGAGCATTTACACCGTATGCAAAAAGATATGCACCAAATTCAAGAGATATCAGTGGTGTTGGTACCGCTCAATTCAAAGAAGAGTTGATGAAAGGAAACCCGTTAGTTGTTTGGGGAACCTATCCATATTTAGCAGCACCGATCATTGACGGAACCTATTATGGTTCATTAAAAGTTGCTAATTTACACGTTTGGTTGATCACTGGGTTTGATGGAAATAGTTTCCATGTGACTGATCCTATCTACGGAACAATGTGGGTCAGTGAAGGAACGGTAGCTCTTTCATACAGTCCGAATAAAATGGCTGTTGCAATCGATAAATAG
- a CDS encoding lipopolysaccharide biosynthesis protein, which translates to MNEKAKSVIKNLYYTVAANFATLGISVLLNLFVPKLLGVREYSYWQLYVFYSSYVGFFHLGWIDGIYLKIGGEEYEDLDKRNLGSQFWYLAIFEVILSSLVIIWAFFFLPPSNKSLILILTAVVSLITISKTFILFIFQSTNRIKEYAQLSRTDRYLYVMFIGVYLLMGGRNFFWLITMDIFSRLIMTVWGMYRIRDMLSLKMIRLKNVLPEIMDNINIGSKLMISSIASMLIIGTIRFFVEKKWTIETFGKLSFTLSISNMFLTFVNAVGVVMFPLLRRTNQEKLPNLFVTLRNLFVPITYGILLFYVPAKYILAAWLPEYAESLKFMGILFPIIIYEGRMSLLINTYLKALRKEKTILFVNLTTLSLSLILSIIIIFGFGNLTWAVGLILISLAFRCNFAELFLCKSMNIPIVNSLVLETSMTILFILSNLFFGGSFISTAVYGVCYLLYLLVNHKKMLQSFNEFHGLLKGT; encoded by the coding sequence ATGAATGAAAAGGCTAAATCAGTCATAAAAAATCTATATTATACAGTTGCAGCTAACTTTGCTACGTTAGGGATCTCTGTTCTGTTAAATTTGTTTGTTCCAAAATTATTAGGTGTCAGAGAATATAGCTATTGGCAACTGTATGTTTTTTATTCATCTTATGTTGGTTTTTTTCATTTAGGCTGGATCGATGGCATTTATTTGAAAATTGGCGGAGAAGAATACGAAGATCTGGACAAGAGAAATTTAGGCTCTCAATTTTGGTACTTAGCAATATTTGAAGTCATTCTTTCATCCTTGGTGATTATATGGGCCTTTTTCTTTTTACCACCAAGCAACAAATCACTTATTTTAATATTAACGGCTGTCGTCTCTTTGATTACTATTTCAAAAACATTTATTCTTTTTATTTTTCAATCAACAAATCGTATCAAAGAATATGCGCAATTATCTAGAACCGATCGGTATTTGTATGTTATGTTCATTGGTGTTTACCTACTTATGGGCGGGCGAAACTTTTTCTGGTTGATCACGATGGATATTTTTTCTAGACTGATCATGACAGTTTGGGGGATGTATCGAATTAGAGATATGCTCAGCTTAAAAATGATTCGTTTAAAAAACGTCTTGCCTGAAATCATGGATAATATCAACATTGGAAGTAAATTGATGATCAGTAGTATTGCTAGTATGTTGATCATAGGGACGATTCGTTTTTTTGTTGAAAAAAAATGGACGATCGAAACATTTGGGAAATTGTCTTTCACGTTGAGTATTTCTAATATGTTTTTGACCTTCGTCAATGCAGTTGGTGTTGTTATGTTTCCACTCCTTAGAAGAACGAACCAAGAAAAATTACCGAACCTCTTTGTTACGCTGAGAAATTTATTTGTTCCTATTACGTACGGGATTTTATTATTCTATGTTCCAGCAAAATATATTTTGGCTGCGTGGTTGCCAGAATATGCTGAGAGCTTGAAGTTCATGGGGATCTTATTCCCGATCATTATTTATGAAGGTCGAATGTCATTATTGATCAATACGTACCTAAAAGCGTTGAGAAAAGAAAAGACGATCTTATTCGTTAATTTAACGACATTGTCATTATCGCTTATTTTGTCGATCATCATTATTTTTGGTTTCGGCAATCTAACTTGGGCGGTAGGCCTTATTTTGATCAGTTTGGCCTTTAGATGTAACTTTGCAGAATTGTTTTTGTGCAAGTCGATGAATATTCCTATAGTCAACTCTCTAGTTCTAGAGACTTCGATGACTATTTTGTTTATTTTAAGTAATCTATTTTTCGGCGGTAGTTTTATTAGTACGGCTGTGTATGGAGTATGTTATTTACTTTATCTTTTAGTAAATCATAAAAAAATGCTTCAAAGCTTCAATGAGTTCCACGGATTATTAAAGGGAACGTAA